The Dyadobacter subterraneus genome window below encodes:
- the secY gene encoding preprotein translocase subunit SecY, translating to MKRFFETIKHIFSIEELRTRILNTLLFITIFRLGSYVALPGVEPDQMNFSSQGLLGLLDTFLGGAFSKASIFALGIMPYISASIAIQLLTMALPYFQKMQKEGESGRKKLNQITRVLTIVVTLVQGTAYLNTTVPDEALLVSRSLFSVSSVFVLAAGTMFCMWLGERITDKGVGNGISMLIMIGIVSRFPGAILKEFSSRGSGQILLFVLEIVALYFVIMGAVMLTQAVRRIPIQYAKQVVGNRVMGGQRQYLPLKLNAAGVMPIIFAQALMFIPSLGASYFAEKSDFASNVATIFANYTTWQYNLLFAFLIIVFTFFYTAISVNPQQIADDMKRGGGFIPGVKPGQQTSEYISSVLDRITFPGSLMLAIVATLPAFASLAGVSTDFAHFFGGTSLLIMVGVVLDTLQQVESYLLMRRYEGLMKSGRVKGRTESVAI from the coding sequence ATGAAACGATTTTTTGAGACGATAAAACATATATTTTCGATTGAGGAGTTGAGAACCAGAATTCTCAACACTCTTTTGTTTATAACAATATTCCGTTTAGGGTCTTATGTAGCTTTGCCTGGTGTAGAACCGGATCAGATGAATTTTTCATCACAGGGTTTATTAGGTCTTCTTGATACCTTCTTAGGTGGAGCTTTTAGTAAAGCGTCCATCTTTGCTTTGGGTATTATGCCTTACATCTCTGCTTCCATTGCAATTCAGCTGTTGACTATGGCATTGCCATATTTCCAGAAGATGCAGAAAGAAGGAGAGTCTGGGCGCAAGAAGTTAAATCAGATTACAAGAGTCCTTACGATTGTTGTGACATTAGTTCAAGGAACAGCATACTTAAATACTACTGTTCCTGACGAAGCTTTATTGGTTTCGCGCAGCTTGTTTTCTGTATCTTCTGTTTTTGTTCTTGCAGCCGGAACAATGTTCTGTATGTGGTTGGGAGAGCGTATTACAGATAAAGGTGTAGGAAATGGTATCTCTATGTTGATTATGATTGGTATTGTTTCCCGTTTTCCGGGTGCAATCCTTAAAGAATTTTCTTCAAGAGGAAGTGGACAAATCTTGCTTTTTGTATTAGAAATTGTAGCCTTGTATTTCGTTATTATGGGAGCTGTTATGTTAACGCAAGCAGTACGCCGTATACCTATACAATATGCAAAACAGGTAGTTGGTAACCGGGTTATGGGTGGCCAACGTCAATACCTTCCATTGAAATTGAATGCAGCTGGTGTAATGCCAATTATTTTCGCTCAGGCGTTAATGTTCATTCCTTCACTTGGAGCATCATATTTTGCTGAGAAAAGTGACTTCGCCAGTAACGTTGCCACAATTTTCGCAAACTATACAACCTGGCAATACAATTTGTTGTTTGCGTTTCTTATCATCGTATTTACTTTTTTCTACACTGCAATCTCGGTTAATCCGCAGCAAATTGCAGATGATATGAAAAGAGGAGGCGGTTTTATCCCTGGCGTTAAACCAGGACAGCAAACTTCTGAATACATCAGTTCTGTACTGGATCGTATTACTTTCCCTGGCTCACTTATGTTAGCTATTGTAGCTACTTTACCAGCTTTTGCTAGCCTGGCGGGTGTATCCACAGACTTTGCGCATTTCTTCGGAGGAACATCTTTACTTATTATGGTAGGTGTTGTTTTGGATACCTTGCAGCAAGTTGAAAGTTATCTTCTAATGCGGAGATATGAAGGTCTTATGAAATCCGGACGTGTAAAAGGTAGGACTGAAAGTGTCGCTATCTGA
- the rplO gene encoding 50S ribosomal protein L15 yields the protein MNLSSLKPAAGSVKIGKRVGRGQGSGLGGTSARGHKGAQSRSGYSRKVGFEGGQMPLQRRLPKFGFNNINRVEYKALNLDAIQALVEKTNATVITLELIRENGLCAKKDLVKILNRGEITSAVEIQANGFSASAIEAIEKAGGKAVTL from the coding sequence ATGAATCTTAGTTCATTAAAACCGGCAGCTGGATCCGTTAAGATCGGAAAACGTGTCGGACGTGGTCAGGGATCCGGATTAGGCGGAACTTCTGCACGTGGACATAAAGGAGCTCAGTCTCGTTCAGGTTATAGCCGTAAGGTAGGTTTTGAAGGTGGTCAGATGCCTCTTCAACGTCGTTTGCCTAAATTCGGGTTTAACAACATCAACAGAGTTGAGTATAAAGCATTGAATCTTGATGCAATACAAGCTCTTGTTGAAAAAACAAACGCTACTGTTATTACGCTTGAATTGATTCGTGAAAACGGACTTTGCGCGAAAAAAGACCTTGTTAAAATCCTTAACCGCGGGGAAATTACATCTGCTGTTGAAATTCAGGCAAACGGTTTTTCTGCATCGGCTATCGAAGCGATTGAAAAAGCAGGTGGTAAAGCAGTTACATTGTAA
- the infA gene encoding translation initiation factor IF-1, translating to MAKQASIEQDGVILEALSNAMFRVVLENKHEVIAHISGKMRMHYIKILPGDRVKLEMSPYDLSKARIVYRYK from the coding sequence ATGGCAAAACAAGCATCAATTGAACAAGACGGAGTAATTTTAGAAGCGCTCTCGAATGCAATGTTTCGTGTAGTATTGGAAAATAAGCACGAGGTAATAGCACACATTTCAGGTAAAATGAGGATGCACTATATTAAAATTTTACCTGGTGACCGTGTAAAGCTTGAAATGTCTCCATACGACTTATCGAAAGCGAGAATTGTATACCGATACAAATAA
- the map gene encoding type I methionyl aminopeptidase → MIYLKTEEEINLIKESAQVLGKAHAEVAQWIKPGITTKKLDTIAEDYIRSYGGIPSFKGFNNFPASLCMSVNEVVVHGIPGNYELKDGDIVSIDCGVKLNGFHSDSAYTYPVGEVSKEVMDLLTATKKSLYKGIEQAVDGLRIGDIGFAVQHYCEERGYTVVRELVGHGVGRELHEGPEVPNYGKRGKGLRLKEGMVLAIEPMINLGTKSVMQERDGWTIRTTDRKYSAHFEHTVVVRKGKAEILTTFDYIEQVTANTSLMVEVK, encoded by the coding sequence ATGATCTATTTGAAAACAGAGGAGGAGATAAACCTCATTAAAGAAAGTGCTCAGGTTTTAGGAAAGGCTCATGCCGAAGTGGCACAATGGATCAAACCAGGTATCACGACTAAAAAACTGGACACAATCGCTGAGGATTATATCAGAAGCTACGGAGGAATCCCTTCATTTAAAGGCTTCAACAATTTCCCTGCTTCACTTTGTATGTCTGTTAATGAAGTAGTGGTTCACGGAATTCCCGGGAATTATGAACTAAAAGACGGAGACATTGTTTCAATTGATTGCGGTGTTAAGTTAAATGGATTCCACAGCGACAGTGCTTATACATATCCTGTGGGTGAAGTATCAAAAGAGGTAATGGATCTTTTAACTGCAACCAAAAAATCTCTTTACAAGGGAATTGAGCAAGCAGTTGACGGATTAAGAATAGGCGATATCGGATTTGCGGTACAGCATTATTGCGAAGAAAGAGGATACACCGTTGTTCGCGAACTTGTTGGCCATGGTGTAGGAAGAGAACTACATGAAGGTCCGGAAGTTCCAAATTACGGAAAAAGAGGAAAAGGATTACGTTTGAAAGAAGGAATGGTCCTTGCAATTGAACCGATGATTAACTTAGGAACTAAGTCAGTTATGCAGGAAAGAGATGGCTGGACAATCAGAACAACGGATCGCAAATACTCAGCTCATTTTGAACATACTGTTGTGGTGCGTAAGGGAAAAGCTGAAATTCTTACCACTTTTGATTATATAGAACAAGTCACGGCGAATACCAGCCTAATGGTTGAAGTAAAGTAA
- the rpsE gene encoding 30S ribosomal protein S5, with translation MSTNTKPSKVNESDLKERVVAINRVAKVVKGGRRFSFSAIVVVGDGKGVVGHGLGKANEVTDAIAKGIDDAKKNLIQIPMLKNTVPHAMEGKFSGGFVLIKPAAPGTGVLAGGPMRAVLESAGIKDVLAKSKGSSNPHNVIKATIDALLKMRAPHQVAFQRGVKLDKVFNG, from the coding sequence ATGTCTACAAATACAAAACCTTCAAAGGTTAACGAATCGGATCTGAAAGAACGCGTTGTAGCGATCAATCGGGTAGCAAAAGTAGTAAAAGGCGGTCGTCGTTTTAGTTTCTCTGCCATCGTGGTTGTGGGTGACGGAAAAGGTGTGGTAGGTCATGGACTAGGTAAAGCAAATGAAGTAACAGATGCTATTGCCAAAGGAATTGACGATGCTAAAAAGAATTTGATTCAAATTCCTATGTTGAAAAACACTGTTCCTCATGCGATGGAAGGTAAATTCAGCGGTGGATTTGTTTTGATCAAACCAGCAGCTCCTGGTACAGGAGTACTTGCAGGTGGTCCTATGCGCGCCGTTCTTGAAAGTGCCGGTATCAAAGACGTACTTGCTAAGTCAAAAGGTTCTTCGAATCCGCACAACGTTATTAAAGCTACAATTGACGCTCTTTTGAAAATGAGAGCTCCTCATCAGGTTGCTTTCCAACGTGGAGTTAAATTGGACAAAGTATTCAACGGATAA
- the rplE gene encoding 50S ribosomal protein L5, which translates to MAQPRLKEKYVSEIVSQLREKFEYKSVMQVPRLTKIVINKGIGAAVSDKKLVDTGVEELGLITGQKAIATISKKAVSNFKLRENMPIGAKVTLRGDRMYEFLDRLTAIAMPRVRDFKGISDKGFDGRGNYTFGVKEQIIFPEISIEKVNKITGMDITFVTSTNSDEESYELLKALGMPFTNANKQG; encoded by the coding sequence ATGGCACAGCCAAGATTAAAAGAAAAGTACGTTAGCGAAATAGTTTCGCAACTGAGAGAAAAGTTCGAGTACAAGTCTGTAATGCAAGTACCTCGTTTGACTAAAATTGTTATCAACAAAGGTATCGGCGCAGCCGTATCTGACAAGAAATTGGTTGATACAGGAGTTGAAGAACTAGGACTTATTACAGGACAAAAAGCAATTGCTACCATTTCTAAAAAGGCGGTTTCCAACTTTAAGTTGCGTGAAAACATGCCGATTGGAGCAAAAGTAACACTACGCGGAGATCGTATGTACGAATTCCTTGACCGTTTGACTGCTATTGCAATGCCACGTGTACGTGACTTCAAAGGTATCAGCGACAAAGGATTTGACGGTCGTGGAAATTATACTTTTGGTGTGAAAGAACAAATCATCTTCCCTGAAATCTCTATCGAAAAGGTAAACAAGATTACAGGTATGGATATCACATTTGTTACTTCAACTAATTCTGACGAAGAAAGTTACGAATTGTTGAAAGCACTTGGTATGCCTTTCACTAATGCGAACAAACAAGGATAA
- the rplN gene encoding 50S ribosomal protein L14 — translation MVQQESRLSVADNSGAKEVLVIRVLGGTGKRYASVGDKIVVTVKSALSSSSMKKGTVSKAVVVRTKKEVRRKDGTYIRFEDNAAVLLNNNDEPRGSRIFGPVARELREKQFMKIVSLAPEVL, via the coding sequence ATGGTACAGCAAGAATCAAGACTGTCGGTAGCAGACAACAGTGGAGCGAAGGAAGTACTCGTAATTCGTGTACTTGGCGGAACTGGCAAACGCTATGCTTCAGTAGGCGATAAGATCGTCGTAACAGTAAAGTCTGCTCTTTCATCGAGCAGCATGAAAAAAGGAACGGTTTCAAAAGCCGTGGTTGTACGGACTAAAAAGGAAGTACGCCGCAAGGATGGTACATACATTCGCTTTGAGGATAATGCAGCCGTTTTACTTAACAACAACGACGAACCACGTGGCTCACGTATCTTCGGTCCAGTAGCGCGTGAATTGCGTGAAAAACAATTTATGAAGATTGTTTCCCTGGCACCGGAAGTGTTGTAA
- the rplR gene encoding 50S ribosomal protein L18, whose translation MATSKVDRRQRLKYHIRKKVKGSAERPRLSVFRSNTSIYAQIIDDVQGITLVSASTLDLGERKESSNVEAALAVGKKIAEKAQAAGILAVVFDRNGYLYHGKVKALAEGAREGGLKF comes from the coding sequence ATGGCTACCTCAAAAGTAGATAGAAGACAACGCCTTAAATATCACATACGTAAGAAAGTGAAAGGTAGTGCTGAACGTCCCCGTCTTTCGGTTTTCCGTTCAAACACTAGCATCTATGCTCAAATCATTGATGATGTTCAAGGAATAACCCTGGTAAGTGCTTCGACACTTGACCTTGGTGAGAGAAAAGAAAGTTCTAACGTAGAGGCAGCTCTTGCAGTTGGAAAGAAGATTGCCGAAAAGGCGCAGGCAGCAGGTATTCTTGCGGTAGTATTTGACCGTAACGGATATTTGTACCATGGTAAAGTTAAAGCATTGGCCGAAGGAGCTCGCGAGGGTGGCCTGAAATTCTAA
- the rpsD gene encoding 30S ribosomal protein S4 translates to MARYTGPKSKIARRYGEPILGPSKALAKKNYPPGVHGKGRRSKKSEYALQLMEKQKVKFIYGILERQFRNLFEKASVKEGLTGENLLRFCEARLDNTVYRLGIAPTRRAARQLVSHKHILVDGELVNIPSYSLRPGQTVTVREKSKSLEAVSDSLAGHSSKGFNWLEWNGQELSGKFITFPDREQIPENINEQLIVELYSK, encoded by the coding sequence ATGGCTCGTTACACAGGTCCCAAATCAAAGATTGCAAGACGCTACGGAGAACCAATTTTAGGCCCTAGCAAAGCACTTGCAAAGAAAAATTACCCTCCCGGAGTACACGGAAAGGGTCGTCGTTCCAAAAAATCGGAATACGCTTTACAATTAATGGAAAAGCAAAAAGTTAAGTTTATCTACGGTATTCTTGAAAGACAGTTTCGTAATCTATTCGAAAAAGCGTCTGTAAAAGAAGGTCTTACTGGTGAAAACTTACTTCGTTTCTGCGAAGCTCGTCTTGATAACACAGTTTATCGTTTAGGTATCGCTCCTACAAGACGTGCAGCTCGTCAGTTAGTCTCTCACAAGCACATTCTTGTTGATGGAGAACTAGTTAATATACCTTCGTATTCTTTACGTCCTGGACAAACTGTTACAGTGCGTGAAAAATCTAAATCTCTCGAAGCTGTTTCGGATAGCTTGGCTGGCCACAGTTCTAAAGGTTTTAACTGGTTGGAATGGAATGGACAGGAGCTTTCAGGTAAGTTTATAACTTTCCCTGACCGCGAACAGATTCCTGAAAATATCAACGAGCAACTTATCGTTGAGTTGTACTCGAAATAA
- a CDS encoding DNA-directed RNA polymerase subunit alpha — translation MSILAFQMPDKVVMEKADDFHGLFEFKPLEKGYGVTIGNALRRILLSSLEGYAITSVKFPGVLHEFSSIEGIVEDVTEIILNLKMVRFKKVSDLNESRIVVNLKNVSVITAGDISKFTSAFEVLNPDQVICHIDDNKEFEMELLLDKGRGYVPADEPRANELPFGYIAMDSIYTPIKNVKYSVENTRVEQRTDYERLLIDIQTDGSIHPEDALKGAANILIQHFMLFSDQTMTFEKQKAEEDNQVDEEMLRMRKLLKTSLSELDLSVRAYNCLKSADVKSLGDLVRLEISDMMKFRNFGKKSLTELEQLVADKQLVFGMDVAKYRLDEE, via the coding sequence ATGTCAATATTAGCTTTCCAAATGCCTGATAAGGTCGTCATGGAAAAAGCAGACGACTTTCACGGGTTGTTTGAATTTAAGCCTTTAGAGAAAGGGTATGGCGTAACAATCGGTAATGCATTACGCAGGATTCTTCTTTCATCTTTGGAAGGCTATGCCATCACGAGCGTGAAGTTCCCTGGTGTTCTTCATGAATTTTCGTCCATTGAAGGTATTGTTGAGGATGTAACAGAAATCATCCTGAACCTTAAAATGGTTCGATTTAAAAAAGTATCGGATTTAAATGAGAGCAGAATTGTTGTTAACCTTAAAAATGTTTCGGTAATCACTGCCGGTGACATCAGCAAGTTTACAAGCGCTTTCGAAGTTTTAAATCCTGATCAAGTAATTTGTCACATTGACGACAACAAGGAGTTCGAAATGGAACTTTTGTTGGATAAAGGAAGAGGATACGTTCCTGCTGATGAGCCAAGAGCAAATGAATTGCCTTTCGGATACATCGCAATGGACTCGATCTATACGCCGATCAAAAATGTAAAATACAGCGTTGAAAATACGCGTGTTGAACAACGTACCGATTACGAACGTCTTTTAATTGATATTCAAACTGACGGGTCAATCCACCCTGAAGATGCTCTTAAAGGAGCTGCGAATATTTTGATTCAACACTTCATGCTATTCTCTGATCAGACTATGACGTTTGAGAAACAGAAAGCTGAAGAAGATAATCAGGTTGATGAAGAAATGTTGCGTATGAGGAAATTGCTTAAAACTTCACTTTCAGAGTTGGATCTTTCAGTTCGTGCTTACAACTGTTTGAAATCTGCTGACGTGAAATCTCTAGGCGATTTAGTAAGACTTGAAATTTCGGACATGATGAAGTTCCGTAACTTCGGTAAAAAATCTCTGACTGAGTTGGAGCAACTTGTTGCTGATAAACAACTCGTATTTGGAATGGATGTCGCCAAATATCGTTTGGACGAAGAATAA
- the rpmJ gene encoding 50S ribosomal protein L36: MKVKASVKKRSVDCKVIRRKGKVYVINKKNPRYKQRQG; this comes from the coding sequence ATGAAAGTTAAAGCATCAGTTAAAAAGCGCAGTGTAGACTGCAAAGTCATACGCCGGAAGGGTAAGGTCTACGTAATAAATAAGAAGAACCCACGGTATAAACAAAGACAAGGTTAA
- the rpsN gene encoding 30S ribosomal protein S14, with translation MAKESVKARERKRQALVARYAEKRKTLKAAEDWVGLDKLPRNSSPVRLHNRCKITGRPRGYMRKFGISRVLFREMASDGKIPGVTKSSW, from the coding sequence ATGGCAAAAGAATCAGTAAAAGCACGGGAAAGAAAAAGACAAGCTTTAGTAGCTCGTTATGCTGAAAAGCGTAAAACATTAAAGGCTGCTGAGGATTGGGTTGGCCTAGATAAATTACCCCGTAACTCATCGCCTGTACGTCTGCACAATCGTTGCAAAATCACAGGAAGACCTCGTGGATATATGCGCAAATTCGGAATCTCAAGAGTTCTGTTCCGGGAAATGGCCTCAGATGGTAAAATTCCGGGTGTTACAAAATCAAGTTGGTAG
- the rpsQ gene encoding 30S ribosomal protein S17 — MEATERNLRKERVGKVVSNKMEKSCVITVERKVKHEKYGKFMTKTTKLMVHDENNQVGIGDTIKVMETRPLSKNKRWRLIEILEKAK, encoded by the coding sequence ATGGAGGCAACAGAAAGAAATTTACGGAAAGAAAGAGTCGGTAAAGTAGTGAGCAACAAAATGGAGAAATCCTGCGTGATCACTGTTGAACGTAAAGTTAAGCACGAAAAATACGGTAAGTTTATGACTAAAACTACCAAATTGATGGTGCATGACGAAAATAACCAGGTTGGTATCGGTGATACGATCAAAGTTATGGAAACCCGTCCGCTTAGTAAGAATAAGCGTTGGAGATTAATTGAAATCCTTGAAAAAGCTAAGTAA
- the rplQ gene encoding 50S ribosomal protein L17 — MRHGNKVNHLGRTHSHRKAMLSNMASSLILHKRIETTLAKAKELKKFVEPLLTRAKEDTTHNRRIAFGYLNDKESVKELFGTVSDKIADRPGGYTRIIKLGNRLGDAAEVALMELVDFNDALLLANADKPVKTRRSRRGGKKEGGSETPAAEAAPAAPKADFPIVAEDEAPEAPKAESDESQEDAKSE, encoded by the coding sequence ATGAGACACGGAAACAAAGTAAATCACTTAGGAAGAACACATTCTCACCGTAAAGCTATGCTTTCGAATATGGCTTCTTCTTTGATTTTACACAAAAGAATTGAAACAACGCTTGCAAAAGCGAAAGAACTTAAAAAGTTTGTTGAGCCTTTGTTGACTCGTGCAAAAGAAGATACTACACACAATCGTCGTATCGCTTTTGGTTATTTGAACGACAAAGAATCAGTTAAAGAACTTTTTGGAACTGTTTCTGATAAAATTGCAGATCGTCCAGGTGGTTACACACGTATCATCAAATTGGGAAACCGTTTGGGTGATGCTGCTGAGGTAGCTCTTATGGAACTTGTAGACTTCAACGATGCATTACTACTTGCTAACGCAGACAAACCTGTGAAGACTCGTCGTAGCCGTCGTGGTGGTAAGAAAGAAGGCGGATCAGAAACACCAGCAGCAGAAGCAGCACCAGCTGCACCGAAAGCTGATTTCCCGATCGTAGCTGAAGACGAAGCACCAGAAGCTCCAAAAGCTGAGTCTGATGAATCTCAAGAAGATGCAAAAAGCGAATAA
- the rplX gene encoding 50S ribosomal protein L24, with protein sequence MESKNKNVPAKLHIRKGDTVKVISGNAKGETGVIKTVLVEKSRATVEGVNLITKHVKPNAQNPQGSIEKREGAIHISNLMVIDPKTGEATRTGRKANDKGKLQRFSKKSGDFL encoded by the coding sequence ATGGAAAGCAAAAATAAAAACGTACCCGCAAAATTGCACATCCGCAAAGGAGATACTGTAAAGGTAATTTCCGGAAACGCGAAAGGTGAAACAGGGGTTATTAAAACTGTGCTTGTTGAGAAATCAAGAGCAACTGTGGAAGGTGTTAATTTGATTACGAAACACGTAAAACCAAATGCACAAAACCCACAGGGAAGTATCGAAAAACGTGAAGGTGCTATACATATCAGCAACCTGATGGTGATCGATCCAAAGACTGGCGAAGCGACTCGTACAGGGCGTAAAGCAAACGATAAAGGAAAGTTACAGCGGTTCTCCAAAAAATCAGGAGACTTTTTATAA
- the rpmD gene encoding 50S ribosomal protein L30, which yields MSKVRITQVKSVIDRPERQKLTIKALGLGKINRSVEQENTDAIAGMIRKVSHLVTVEEI from the coding sequence ATGTCAAAAGTACGTATTACACAAGTTAAAAGTGTTATCGACCGTCCTGAGAGACAAAAGTTGACTATCAAAGCGTTAGGCTTGGGTAAGATCAACCGTTCGGTTGAGCAGGAAAATACCGACGCCATCGCGGGTATGATCCGTAAGGTGAGTCACTTGGTTACAGTAGAAGAAATTTAA
- the rpmC gene encoding 50S ribosomal protein L29: MTSKEIQDLSQDQLKEQIAQERERLLRLKFAHAISPIENPLRIRASRKEIAKLLTELSAKTNQQ; the protein is encoded by the coding sequence ATGACTAGTAAAGAAATACAAGACCTGTCGCAGGATCAGCTGAAAGAACAGATCGCACAAGAAAGAGAGCGCTTACTTCGATTGAAATTCGCGCACGCTATTTCACCGATCGAAAACCCTTTGCGTATTCGCGCCTCGCGTAAGGAAATTGCAAAACTATTGACCGAACTGTCGGCTAAAACTAACCAACAGTAA
- the rpsH gene encoding 30S ribosomal protein S8, protein MLTDPIADYLTRLRNAIKAKHRVVEIPASNIKKEITKVLFDKGYIQSYKFDEVGPQGVIKIALKYNPVTKQNAIVKLQRVSKPGLRKYSGTSTLPRVLGGLGTVIISTSKGVMTDKEAKTLNVGGEVLCFVY, encoded by the coding sequence ATGTTAACGGATCCCATAGCAGATTATCTGACGAGACTCAGAAACGCCATCAAAGCGAAGCACAGGGTTGTTGAGATACCTGCATCCAACATAAAAAAAGAAATAACGAAGGTACTTTTTGATAAAGGGTATATCCAGAGTTATAAATTTGACGAAGTCGGCCCTCAGGGTGTAATCAAGATAGCCTTGAAATACAATCCTGTTACGAAACAAAATGCAATTGTGAAATTGCAGCGTGTTAGTAAGCCAGGGTTACGCAAGTACTCCGGGACATCTACACTACCTCGCGTTTTGGGTGGTCTTGGAACTGTAATTATCTCTACATCGAAAGGTGTTATGACAGATAAGGAAGCCAAAACACTGAATGTAGGTGGAGAGGTGTTATGTTTCGTGTACTAA
- the rpsM gene encoding 30S ribosomal protein S13 — MARISGVDIPDRKRGEIALTYIFGIGRSTAKKILDKAGVDLDKKVLDWTDEESGAIRSVISGEYKVEGALKSEVQLSIKRLMDIACYRGLRHRKGLPLRGQRTKNNSRTRKGKRKTIANKKKATK, encoded by the coding sequence ATGGCACGTATTTCAGGAGTTGATATCCCCGACCGTAAAAGAGGCGAAATTGCCTTAACTTACATTTTTGGAATTGGTCGCAGTACTGCGAAGAAAATTCTGGACAAAGCAGGTGTGGATCTGGATAAAAAGGTACTTGACTGGACAGATGAAGAGTCAGGGGCTATTCGTTCTGTTATTTCAGGCGAATATAAAGTTGAGGGAGCACTAAAGTCGGAGGTTCAATTGAGTATCAAACGCTTAATGGATATTGCTTGTTACCGTGGCCTTCGTCATCGTAAGGGATTGCCATTGCGCGGACAGAGAACCAAGAATAACTCTCGTACTCGTAAGGGTAAACGCAAGACAATCGCGAACAAGAAAAAGGCTACTAAATAA
- the rpsK gene encoding 30S ribosomal protein S11 — protein MAQNKRKDKAKKRVVVVESVGQVHIRASFNNIIISITNSNGQVISWASAGKMGFRGSKKNTPYAAQTAAQNCAQVAFDLGMRKAEIFVKGPGSGRESAIRTIQNAGIEVTTIRDITPLPHNGCRPPKRRRV, from the coding sequence ATGGCACAAAATAAAAGAAAAGACAAGGCAAAGAAGAGAGTTGTTGTAGTAGAGTCGGTGGGTCAGGTACACATCAGAGCTTCTTTCAACAACATCATCATCTCTATCACTAACAGCAATGGACAGGTGATCTCATGGGCTTCGGCTGGTAAAATGGGATTCCGTGGTTCTAAGAAAAACACACCTTACGCAGCTCAGACTGCGGCACAAAACTGTGCTCAGGTAGCGTTTGACCTTGGAATGCGTAAAGCTGAAATTTTTGTTAAAGGACCTGGTTCAGGTCGTGAGTCGGCAATTCGTACGATTCAAAATGCAGGAATTGAAGTAACCACAATCCGTGATATTACTCCACTTCCTCACAACGGATGTCGTCCTCCGAAAAGAAGAAGAGTTTAG
- the rplF gene encoding 50S ribosomal protein L6 → MSRIGNKLITIPAGVTISVSDDNLVSVKGPKGTLTQSVDTDIAIEIEGNELKVKRPSEQKRHKALHGLYRSLINNMVIGVASGYKKEMEIIGVGYKASAVGNVLELQLGYSHNIFMSIPEELKLTTTSEKGQNPKVILEGIDKELIGSVAAKIKSLRKVEPYKGKGIRFVGEIVRRKAGKSAKK, encoded by the coding sequence ATGTCACGAATAGGAAATAAATTAATCACTATACCAGCAGGCGTAACGATCTCAGTATCGGACGACAACCTGGTATCAGTTAAGGGTCCAAAAGGAACACTTACTCAATCTGTTGACACCGATATCGCAATCGAGATCGAAGGAAACGAACTGAAAGTTAAGCGTCCTAGCGAACAAAAACGCCACAAAGCGTTGCACGGATTGTACCGTTCATTGATCAACAACATGGTAATTGGTGTTGCATCGGGGTACAAAAAGGAAATGGAAATCATCGGTGTTGGTTACAAAGCCAGTGCCGTTGGTAATGTTTTAGAATTACAATTGGGATACTCACATAATATCTTTATGTCGATCCCTGAAGAACTAAAACTTACAACCACTTCTGAAAAAGGTCAGAATCCAAAAGTAATTTTGGAAGGTATTGACAAAGAATTGATAGGTTCTGTCGCTGCTAAAATTAAGTCTCTACGTAAAGTGGAACCTTATAAAGGTAAGGGTATTCGTTTTGTTGGTGAAATTGTTCGCCGCAAAGCTGGTAAGTCTGCTAAGAAATAG